In Anaerolineales bacterium, a genomic segment contains:
- a CDS encoding polyketide cyclase: MPTNDYHFITHWRMEAALEEITAILREAKDLPRWWSSVYLAVKELAPGDADGIGKRIDLYTKGWLPYTLRWTFTVTEAHPLGFSLTAEGDFVGRGVWTFKPDGNFVDITYDWHIRAEKPLLKRLSFLLKPIFKMNHLWAMARGEESLRLELRRVRAKTSAEREAVPPPPPPTPNNPFSWLVAVLFQRKRFSL, translated from the coding sequence ATGCCCACGAATGACTACCATTTCATCACCCATTGGCGGATGGAAGCAGCCCTTGAGGAAATCACCGCCATTCTCCGCGAGGCGAAGGATTTGCCTCGTTGGTGGTCGTCGGTCTACCTTGCCGTGAAAGAACTTGCTCCTGGTGATGCCGACGGCATTGGCAAACGGATCGACCTTTACACAAAAGGGTGGCTGCCCTACACCCTGCGCTGGACATTCACCGTCACTGAGGCGCACCCACTTGGCTTTAGCCTGACCGCCGAGGGTGATTTCGTCGGGCGCGGGGTGTGGACGTTCAAACCCGATGGAAATTTCGTAGACATCACCTACGATTGGCACATTCGCGCCGAAAAACCGCTCCTGAAACGGCTTTCCTTTTTGCTAAAGCCAATCTTCAAGATGAATCACCTTTGGGCAATGGCACGGGGCGAGGAAAGCCTGCGTTTGGAACTGCGCCGTGTGCGGGCGAAAACCTCGGCGGAACGGGAGGCTGTCCCCCCGCCGCCGCCGCCAACGCCGAATAATCCCTTCTCGTGGCTGGTCGCCGTCCTCTTTCAGCGGAAACGCTTCAGCCTGTGA
- the surE gene encoding 5'/3'-nucleotidase SurE, with protein MHILVSNDDGIFAPGLLALATIMQEFGRVTVIGPEENQSANGHRKTLTKPLRATPVKLGVGFDAYSIDGAPADCVSLAFLGLISTPVDMIVSGINRGTNLGQDLTYSGTVAAAFEGTIHGKPSVAFSYQDRSLEADYTAAAEWAKRIVTHVIQQGLPRMTLLNVNIPHLSLAEIKGVQVTRQGTSIYHDELVTRLDPSGRPYYWIGGEAPTGDISQEGTDIWAVHHGYVSVTPIHLDMTAHTMMDTLKGWGL; from the coding sequence TTGCATATTTTAGTCTCAAACGACGATGGCATTTTTGCCCCCGGTTTACTGGCGCTGGCAACCATCATGCAGGAATTTGGGCGCGTCACAGTGATTGGTCCCGAAGAAAACCAAAGCGCGAATGGACACCGCAAAACCCTGACAAAACCACTCCGCGCCACGCCTGTGAAGTTAGGGGTGGGCTTTGACGCCTACAGCATCGACGGCGCTCCGGCAGATTGTGTCTCGCTGGCATTTTTGGGGTTGATCAGCACGCCGGTGGATATGATTGTTTCAGGAATTAATCGGGGGACGAATTTGGGGCAAGACCTCACCTACAGCGGGACGGTTGCCGCCGCCTTTGAGGGAACGATTCACGGCAAACCATCCGTCGCTTTTTCCTACCAAGATCGCTCTCTAGAAGCTGATTACACGGCGGCGGCGGAATGGGCGAAACGAATCGTCACCCATGTCATTCAACAGGGACTTCCCCGTATGACGCTGCTGAATGTGAACATCCCCCATTTGTCTCTGGCTGAAATCAAAGGAGTGCAGGTCACCCGCCAGGGGACGAGCATCTACCATGATGAGTTGGTCACCCGCCTTGACCCCTCTGGACGCCCCTATTACTGGATTGGCGGGGAAGCCCCAACGGGCGACATCTCCCAAGAAGGCACGGACATTTGGGCTGTTCATCATGGCTATGTTTCGGTAACGCCCATCCACTTGGACATGACGGCACATACGATGATGGACACCCTGAAAGGATGGGGGTTGTAG
- the glgP gene encoding alpha-glucan family phosphorylase, producing the protein MKPVATVSVAPNLPPSLERLLELAYNLHWSWDVEARLLFQRLDRDLWEETVHNPVLLLGRVSQAKLQEAAEDEAFLAHLDRVCAAFDRYMNEKSTWYTKNVGAPPEKPEIAYFSMEFGLTECLRNYSGGLGILSGDHLKSASDLGLPLVGVGLLYQEGYFAQYLNADGYQQEEYPINDYANQPVSRVLGEDKRPLLVKVALPGRMLHAQIWRVKVGRVPLYLLDTNIPENTLQEDRNLTDRLYGGDRRQRIRQEILMGIGGIQALSLMGYKPIVYHMNEGHSTFMGLERIRLLMKENPGLNFIQAKDICAAGNVFTTHTPVPAGLERFGFDLIDEHFGAMWSELGLTREQFHDLGRESMGGYDLFAMPVLALKLSSVANGVARLHGEVSRYLWRWIYPNLPQDDVPISHVTNGIHVETWLSREMMQLYDRYLGPEWRTDPTNKNVWKDVEKIPDAELWRTHERRRERSIAFCRERLRKQLQKRGASPSEIAYADEVLNPEALTIGFARRFATYKRATMIFRDRERLARLLNNSERPVQLIFAGKAHPHDTPGKELIREIVNLSRLPEFRNSIVFLENYDMAVARMMLQGIDVWLNNPRRPEEASGTSGMKAIYNGGLNLSTLDGWWDEGYSAEVGWEIGRGEEYPESAYALQDMVESQALLTILETDVVPLFYERTRDGLPREWIAKMKNSIRDLAPFFNTYRMVREYTEKFYMPAKERYLRLTSPDLKRGIAYSQWLTQTYALWEQVKVLHVTTNANDLKIGDLQEVKALVDLGRLTPKDVRVQAYHGTLDTQGLLLSGTAKDMTATNARNGDGSPVYEFVTEIAYDSTGQQGLSVRILPNHEDLPTPFLQNLIRWA; encoded by the coding sequence ATTAAACCTGTCGCCACTGTGTCGGTGGCGCCCAATCTTCCGCCAAGCCTCGAACGGCTCTTAGAATTGGCATATAACCTTCATTGGTCGTGGGATGTGGAGGCGCGGCTGCTCTTTCAGCGTTTAGACCGCGATCTTTGGGAAGAAACCGTTCACAACCCCGTCCTGCTGCTGGGCAGAGTCAGCCAGGCGAAGCTCCAAGAAGCGGCAGAGGATGAAGCCTTCCTCGCCCACTTGGATCGCGTCTGCGCCGCCTTTGACCGCTACATGAACGAGAAATCAACGTGGTACACCAAAAACGTTGGGGCGCCGCCCGAAAAACCGGAGATCGCCTACTTCTCGATGGAATTTGGGCTGACCGAATGTCTGCGGAACTATTCCGGCGGTCTGGGGATTCTCTCTGGCGATCACCTGAAAAGCGCCTCCGATTTGGGGCTGCCTTTAGTGGGCGTGGGCTTGCTCTATCAGGAAGGGTATTTCGCCCAATACCTGAACGCCGATGGCTATCAGCAAGAAGAATACCCGATCAACGATTACGCCAACCAGCCCGTCAGCCGCGTCCTCGGTGAGGATAAACGCCCCCTGTTGGTCAAGGTTGCCCTGCCCGGGCGGATGCTTCACGCCCAAATTTGGCGGGTGAAGGTCGGGCGTGTGCCGCTCTACCTACTTGATACGAATATTCCCGAAAACACCCTCCAAGAGGATCGCAACCTGACAGACCGGCTCTATGGGGGGGATCGCCGCCAGCGTATTCGCCAAGAAATCCTGATGGGCATTGGCGGTATTCAGGCACTTTCGCTGATGGGCTATAAACCGATTGTCTATCACATGAACGAAGGACACAGCACGTTCATGGGCTTGGAGCGGATTCGCCTTCTGATGAAGGAAAATCCGGGGCTAAACTTCATCCAAGCAAAGGATATTTGCGCCGCCGGAAACGTCTTTACGACGCACACGCCCGTCCCCGCTGGCTTGGAGCGTTTCGGCTTCGATCTAATCGATGAGCATTTCGGCGCGATGTGGAGCGAGCTTGGCTTAACGCGGGAGCAGTTCCACGACCTCGGACGGGAGAGCATGGGCGGCTATGATCTCTTTGCCATGCCCGTTTTGGCGCTCAAGCTCTCTAGCGTGGCAAATGGGGTGGCGCGGCTTCACGGCGAGGTCAGCCGTTACCTGTGGCGGTGGATTTACCCCAACCTGCCCCAAGACGATGTGCCGATCAGCCATGTGACGAACGGGATTCACGTCGAAACATGGCTCAGCCGCGAGATGATGCAGCTTTATGATCGCTACCTCGGTCCCGAATGGCGCACCGACCCCACAAACAAGAACGTCTGGAAAGATGTGGAGAAGATTCCTGACGCTGAACTATGGCGGACGCACGAACGCCGCCGCGAACGCTCGATTGCTTTCTGTCGTGAGCGCTTGCGCAAACAACTGCAAAAGCGCGGGGCGTCTCCCTCTGAGATTGCCTATGCCGATGAGGTCTTGAATCCAGAAGCGTTGACCATCGGCTTTGCCCGTCGCTTTGCCACCTACAAACGGGCGACGATGATCTTCCGAGATCGGGAGCGCTTGGCACGCTTGCTGAACAACTCCGAACGCCCTGTCCAATTGATCTTTGCGGGCAAGGCACACCCACACGACACCCCCGGCAAAGAACTGATCCGCGAGATTGTGAACCTTTCCCGCCTGCCGGAATTCCGCAACAGCATCGTGTTCCTAGAGAACTACGATATGGCGGTGGCACGGATGATGCTGCAAGGGATTGATGTGTGGCTGAACAACCCACGCCGCCCCGAAGAAGCAAGCGGCACAAGCGGCATGAAGGCAATCTACAACGGCGGCTTGAACCTCAGCACGCTGGATGGCTGGTGGGACGAAGGCTACAGCGCCGAGGTTGGTTGGGAGATTGGGCGCGGCGAGGAATATCCCGAAAGCGCCTACGCCTTGCAAGATATGGTGGAGTCACAAGCGCTGCTCACCATTTTGGAAACGGATGTCGTCCCCCTGTTTTATGAACGGACTCGTGACGGCTTGCCGCGTGAGTGGATTGCCAAAATGAAGAACAGCATCCGCGACTTGGCGCCCTTCTTCAACACCTATCGGATGGTGCGTGAATACACCGAGAAATTCTACATGCCGGCGAAGGAACGCTATCTACGGCTGACCAGCCCCGACCTAAAGCGGGGAATCGCCTACTCGCAATGGCTGACGCAAACCTACGCCTTGTGGGAACAGGTGAAAGTCCTCCATGTGACAACGAACGCCAACGACCTAAAAATCGGGGATTTGCAAGAGGTAAAGGCGCTTGTTGATCTGGGGCGTCTGACCCCGAAAGATGTTCGCGTACAGGCGTATCATGGGACGCTCGATACACAAGGGCTGCTGCTTTCGGGGACGGCAAAGGACATGACGGCGACGAACGCCCGTAATGGCGATGGTTCGCCCGTCTATGAATTCGTCACCGAGATTGCCTACGACAGCACGGGACAGCAAGGACTTTCCGTGCGTATTCTCCCCAACCACGAGGATTTGCCGACTCCCTTCTTGCAAAACCTGATCCGTTGGGCGTAA
- a CDS encoding Hsp70 family protein, producing the protein MPIYSIDFGTTNTVIARQTEDGGAEIVALPELSLPAASGLPPLIPSLVYITPDRLLSGAMVRSEGYDQQPTKRLFRDFKRGIVNPKTAQSRFIDGREWRDHEVGQAFLRRLIASLPTPIALIDPLVLTAPVAALEFYLAWVSQTLEREVGEKLHIVDESTAAALGYAVQMPEAFVLVVDFGGGTLDLSLVQLPAHREQTGGVLSRLRRGRGAETHTARVYAKAGRTLGGGDIDRWLLAEVCARLNVDPASLGEEYTPLLTACETAKIALATSEETRLTITLGGESRTLPLTRLEMRKVLEQHGFMDDLRSTVDRLLHVARREGIQKEDVAYVLLTGGTSLLPIVQSILRGIFPKADIRGDKPFTAVAEGALLAASGVALEDYLVNSYGLRHLHPETGTHAYDEIIPQGTRYPMPKAVEVILGVAHPEQDAVEIIVGLLNSESVGNLRVRYEDGQPVFLAQPDLTNSDQTAAIALNSAAPPILAALNPPGMVGKDRLRAAFWVDEGRRLFVTVTDMTSGTVLLRDREIATLR; encoded by the coding sequence ATGCCCATCTACAGCATTGATTTTGGTACAACAAACACGGTCATTGCGCGGCAAACAGAGGACGGTGGTGCTGAAATCGTCGCCCTGCCGGAATTAAGCCTGCCCGCCGCTAGTGGACTTCCGCCGCTGATTCCTTCCCTTGTCTATATCACCCCCGATAGGCTGCTGAGCGGGGCGATGGTGCGGAGCGAGGGCTACGATCAACAGCCGACGAAGCGCCTCTTTCGTGATTTCAAACGGGGAATCGTGAATCCCAAAACCGCCCAAAGCCGCTTTATTGATGGGCGTGAGTGGCGCGATCACGAGGTGGGGCAAGCCTTCCTCCGGCGACTCATCGCGTCCCTGCCAACACCCATCGCCCTGATCGATCCGCTTGTATTGACCGCGCCCGTCGCCGCACTGGAGTTTTACCTTGCGTGGGTCAGCCAAACTCTTGAGCGGGAGGTGGGCGAAAAACTCCATATTGTGGATGAGTCAACAGCGGCGGCGCTTGGGTATGCCGTGCAGATGCCAGAGGCGTTCGTCCTCGTCGTTGATTTTGGCGGGGGGACGCTCGATCTCTCGCTTGTCCAACTGCCCGCGCACCGCGAACAAACGGGCGGCGTCTTGAGTAGGCTGCGGCGGGGACGGGGGGCAGAAACGCATACAGCGCGAGTCTATGCCAAAGCGGGACGGACGCTTGGCGGCGGCGATATTGATCGCTGGCTGCTGGCAGAGGTCTGCGCCCGCTTAAACGTTGATCCCGCCTCGCTTGGCGAGGAGTACACCCCCCTGCTGACCGCCTGCGAGACAGCGAAGATCGCCCTTGCCACAAGCGAAGAAACTCGTCTAACCATCACCCTCGGCGGCGAATCAAGAACACTCCCCTTGACGCGCTTAGAGATGCGAAAGGTCTTAGAACAGCACGGGTTCATGGATGATTTGCGCAGCACTGTGGATCGCCTGCTCCATGTGGCGCGGCGGGAAGGCATTCAGAAGGAGGATGTGGCGTATGTTCTACTCACGGGTGGAACATCGCTGCTGCCCATCGTCCAGAGCATCCTTCGGGGGATTTTCCCCAAAGCGGATATACGCGGCGACAAACCGTTTACTGCCGTTGCTGAGGGAGCGCTGCTTGCCGCTTCTGGGGTGGCGCTGGAGGACTATTTGGTAAACAGCTACGGGCTGCGTCACCTTCACCCCGAAACAGGCACACACGCTTATGATGAGATCATCCCACAGGGGACACGCTACCCGATGCCCAAAGCGGTGGAGGTGATCCTCGGCGTGGCACACCCCGAACAAGACGCGGTGGAAATTATCGTAGGGCTGCTAAACAGCGAATCAGTAGGGAACTTGCGGGTGCGCTATGAGGATGGGCAGCCGGTCTTTCTTGCCCAACCCGACCTGACGAATTCCGATCAGACCGCCGCCATTGCCCTGAACAGCGCTGCCCCTCCCATTTTGGCAGCCCTCAACCCGCCCGGAATGGTGGGGAAAGACCGCCTTCGCGCCGCCTTTTGGGTCGATGAGGGACGGCGTTTGTTCGTCACGGTGACCGATATGACCTCAGGGACAGTCCTCCTTCGGGATCGGGAGATCGCCACGCTGCGTTGA
- a CDS encoding aldehyde dehydrogenase family protein has protein sequence MTTPPTIPAIFDSLDYGPAPEADTPARAWLAGRGDGNKMPLYIDGAFVVGAAHFESINPATGKLLAHIAQASDDQVNQAVSAARAAFESWGKTPGHVRARYLYALARGIQKHSRMFAVLETLDNGKPIRETRDIDIPLVARHFYHHAGWAQLMATEFPEFVPHGVVGQIIPWNFPLLMLAWKIAPALAMGNTVILKPAEFTSLTAIRFAELCHEVGLPHGVVNILTGDGKVGALLTAHRGIDKIAFTGSTEVGRIIRKTTAGSGKKLSLELGGKSPFIVFEDADLDSAVEGVVDAIWFNQGQVCCAGSRLLVQENIAERLISKLRTRMETLRVGDPLDKAVDIGAIVAPIQLAKIAQLVEQGIQEGATCWQPSWAVPKEGYFFPPTLFTNVAPAATIAQVEIFGPVLVTMTFRTPEEAVALANNTPFGLAASVWSDNLNLSLDVARKVKAGTVWINATNLFDAASGFGGYRESGYGREGGREGLYEYMTLPPHTPPSGGNSQPNPDQIPTALGSTSGGTPVPLDRTAKQFIDGKQARPDSGYSLLIRNASGALVGEVGEGNRKDIRNAVEAAAKAAATWGFTHGHQRAQILYYTAENLAIRAAEFAARLEHMTGAAGRAEVEASIERLFTWAAWADKYEGVVHNTPLRGVVMAIPEPIGVIGIACPDDAPLLAFVDTVIGAVAMGNTVVAIPSERHPLAATDLYQVFETSDMPAGVINIITGKREGLVKVLAEHENVDSVWYFGSSEGAAAVEAASVSNMKRTWAVAKPRDWFAAGRAAELLRHATQVKNIWTPYGE, from the coding sequence ATGACCACCCCACCCACCATCCCCGCCATTTTTGACTCGCTGGACTACGGACCCGCCCCCGAAGCCGACACCCCCGCCCGCGCATGGCTGGCAGGGCGCGGCGATGGGAACAAGATGCCCCTTTATATTGATGGGGCGTTCGTCGTTGGGGCAGCGCATTTCGAGAGCATCAATCCCGCCACCGGAAAGCTCCTAGCACACATTGCACAAGCGAGCGACGATCAGGTGAATCAGGCGGTGAGCGCCGCCCGCGCCGCTTTTGAGTCGTGGGGGAAAACACCGGGACATGTCCGCGCCCGCTACCTCTATGCGCTGGCGCGGGGAATACAAAAGCACTCGCGGATGTTCGCCGTTTTGGAGACGCTGGACAACGGCAAGCCGATCCGCGAGACGCGGGATATTGATATTCCTCTTGTGGCGCGGCATTTCTACCACCATGCGGGGTGGGCGCAGCTTATGGCAACGGAATTCCCAGAGTTTGTGCCGCACGGCGTCGTGGGGCAAATCATCCCCTGGAACTTCCCCTTGCTGATGCTGGCGTGGAAGATTGCCCCGGCGCTGGCGATGGGCAACACGGTGATCCTCAAACCTGCCGAGTTCACCTCGCTCACAGCGATCCGCTTTGCCGAGCTTTGCCATGAGGTCGGTTTGCCGCACGGGGTGGTGAACATTCTGACGGGGGATGGCAAGGTGGGGGCGCTGCTCACCGCCCATCGGGGAATCGACAAAATTGCCTTCACGGGCTCCACTGAGGTGGGGCGGATCATTCGCAAAACGACGGCGGGCAGCGGGAAAAAGCTCTCGCTTGAATTGGGTGGGAAGTCCCCCTTCATCGTCTTTGAGGATGCCGACCTTGACAGCGCGGTAGAGGGCGTTGTCGATGCGATCTGGTTCAATCAGGGACAGGTCTGCTGCGCCGGATCGCGGCTGCTTGTCCAAGAAAACATTGCCGAACGGTTGATCAGCAAGCTCCGCACGCGCATGGAAACGCTCCGTGTGGGCGACCCGCTGGATAAGGCGGTGGATATTGGGGCGATTGTCGCCCCTATCCAGTTGGCAAAGATCGCGCAGCTTGTGGAACAAGGGATTCAGGAAGGGGCGACCTGTTGGCAACCCTCGTGGGCAGTCCCCAAAGAGGGTTACTTCTTCCCGCCAACACTCTTTACGAATGTCGCCCCCGCCGCGACGATTGCCCAAGTCGAAATTTTTGGTCCCGTCCTCGTCACAATGACCTTCCGCACCCCGGAAGAAGCGGTTGCCCTCGCCAACAACACACCCTTTGGCTTGGCGGCGTCGGTGTGGTCGGATAATCTGAACCTCTCCCTTGATGTGGCGCGAAAGGTGAAGGCGGGGACGGTCTGGATCAACGCCACAAACCTTTTTGATGCGGCGTCTGGTTTCGGCGGCTATCGGGAGAGCGGCTACGGGCGCGAGGGCGGGCGCGAGGGGCTGTATGAATACATGACGCTCCCCCCCCATACCCCCCCATCTGGCGGCAATTCACAACCAAACCCCGATCAAATACCCACCGCTCTTGGTAGCACTTCTGGTGGGACGCCAGTCCCCCTTGACCGCACAGCGAAACAGTTCATCGATGGCAAACAGGCACGCCCTGACTCCGGCTACTCGCTGCTCATTCGGAACGCCTCTGGTGCGCTGGTAGGAGAGGTTGGCGAGGGCAATCGAAAAGACATTCGGAACGCTGTTGAAGCGGCAGCAAAAGCGGCAGCCACATGGGGGTTCACGCATGGGCATCAACGGGCGCAAATCCTCTACTACACTGCCGAGAATCTCGCCATCCGTGCCGCCGAATTTGCCGCCCGTTTGGAGCATATGACGGGGGCGGCGGGGCGTGCTGAGGTAGAGGCAAGCATTGAGCGGCTCTTTACATGGGCGGCGTGGGCAGATAAATATGAAGGCGTCGTCCATAACACACCGCTGCGCGGAGTTGTCATGGCGATCCCCGAACCGATTGGCGTGATCGGCATTGCCTGCCCAGACGATGCGCCGCTGTTGGCGTTCGTGGATACGGTCATTGGTGCGGTGGCAATGGGTAATACGGTGGTCGCCATCCCCTCTGAGCGCCACCCCCTTGCGGCGACGGATTTGTATCAGGTCTTTGAGACCTCCGATATGCCAGCCGGCGTGATCAACATCATCACGGGCAAGCGCGAAGGCTTGGTGAAGGTCTTGGCAGAGCATGAAAACGTTGATTCCGTGTGGTATTTTGGCAGTTCGGAAGGGGCGGCGGCGGTAGAAGCCGCCTCGGTGAGCAACATGAAGCGGACATGGGCGGTGGCAAAACCCCGCGATTGGTTTGCAGCGGGGCGGGCGGCGGAACTGCTCCGCCACGCCACACAGGTAAAGAATATCTGGACGCCCTACGGGGAGTAG
- a CDS encoding DUF305 domain-containing protein, which yields MYRFLVRTLLLICLVFAAGALSVVHADSPTEGRAGRAEVRFLEGMIDHHQMALDMANDCLAKATSDAVKTLCQNIITAQTAEIETMQGWLLAWYAVAYQPISMMSMTDTSMMEMDHSGMGMPNSDPVMMMGMMAGLARLQGGDYEIAWLESMIDHHDDALHMATRILRQTEGSGHPELRALAEAILTDQTAEIALMEGLISDLAK from the coding sequence ATGTACCGTTTTCTAGTCCGCACCTTACTATTGATCTGCCTTGTGTTCGCTGCTGGCGCGTTGTCCGTTGTCCACGCCGATTCGCCCACTGAGGGGCGGGCGGGACGGGCTGAAGTCCGCTTTTTGGAAGGGATGATCGATCATCACCAAATGGCGCTGGACATGGCGAACGATTGCCTTGCCAAAGCCACCAGCGATGCGGTGAAAACGCTCTGTCAAAACATCATCACGGCGCAAACCGCTGAGATTGAGACGATGCAGGGGTGGCTTTTGGCATGGTACGCCGTCGCCTATCAGCCCATCTCCATGATGAGCATGACCGACACCAGTATGATGGAGATGGATCACAGCGGGATGGGAATGCCCAACAGCGACCCCGTCATGATGATGGGCATGATGGCGGGCTTAGCGCGTTTGCAGGGGGGTGACTACGAGATCGCTTGGCTGGAATCGATGATCGATCATCACGATGATGCCCTCCATATGGCGACGCGGATTCTGCGCCAAACAGAGGGCAGCGGTCACCCCGAACTGCGAGCATTGGCTGAGGCAATTTTGACTGATCAGACGGCAGAGATTGCCCTTATGGAGGGCTTGATCAGCGATTTGGCGAAGTGA
- a CDS encoding NAD(P)H-binding protein, translating to MSDQEKRRRGDSFVPIRNSGRIFLTGGTGFLALRVAEALLDAGAAVTLLVRPDTEERLAALRDQIEVVTADVWNPGSLRGRARGHAAVVHLMGGVKPDPKRGLTFRQLNFVSARNVTAMAVNDGVPHMVFLSAAANPPGLPIDYIESKREAERYLQKSGLAWTILRAPPLYIPGGQRSPLYAVASLLARIPLLGMPFRPYAPLSALRMARGIAVLALTGDSHTNRLIRAGELRQIGRRAERQIVPTRHAPPIRVVRTEGAEDEPPFGWLPGG from the coding sequence ATGAGCGATCAGGAAAAACGCAGGCGGGGGGATTCCTTCGTCCCGATTCGCAATTCAGGGCGCATCTTCCTCACGGGCGGTACCGGCTTTCTTGCCCTTCGCGTTGCCGAGGCACTTCTTGACGCCGGGGCGGCGGTAACCCTCTTGGTGCGCCCCGACACCGAAGAACGCCTTGCGGCGCTGCGCGATCAGATTGAAGTTGTCACGGCGGATGTCTGGAATCCGGGCAGTTTGCGGGGGCGGGCGCGGGGACATGCCGCTGTCGTCCACCTGATGGGCGGAGTGAAGCCCGACCCCAAACGCGGACTCACCTTTCGCCAGTTGAATTTCGTCTCGGCACGCAATGTCACGGCGATGGCGGTCAACGATGGCGTCCCCCACATGGTCTTTCTGAGCGCCGCCGCCAACCCGCCCGGTCTGCCCATCGACTACATCGAGAGCAAGCGCGAAGCTGAGCGTTACCTTCAGAAATCCGGCTTGGCATGGACAATCCTCCGTGCGCCGCCGCTCTATATCCCCGGTGGGCAGCGCAGCCCGCTCTATGCTGTTGCCTCGCTGCTTGCCCGCATCCCCCTACTGGGAATGCCCTTCCGCCCTTACGCGCCGCTTTCCGCCCTGCGGATGGCGCGGGGGATTGCGGTCTTGGCGCTCACTGGCGATTCACACACGAACCGTCTTATTCGGGCGGGTGAACTGCGCCAGATCGGACGCCGCGCCGAACGGCAGATTGTCCCCACGCGCCACGCGCCGCCCATCCGCGTTGTGCGCACTGAGGGCGCTGAGGATGAACCGCCCTTTGGCTGGCTGCCGGGCGGGTAG